In the genome of Lentimicrobium sp. L6, one region contains:
- a CDS encoding glycosyltransferase family 4 protein, producing MPKKKVLIFTYYWPPAGGAGVQRWLKFTKYLHDFNIEPIIITVDEKQASYAQIDESLNLEVKENQRIIKTNSFEPLNIFSFFAGKKNVPYAGFANVNKKTTMQTISRFIRGNFFIPDPRKGWNRYALNKAELLIKEENIDTIITTGPPHSTHLIGLKLKKKYDLKWICDMRDPWTDIYYYKDLLHIPFVKKMDANLEKKVLTECDKIVTVSSGLKNIFAHKSEKITLDKIHIIPNGYDESDFKMSLYKKNETLTIAYVGTMAEIYEPTPFFDAFERSLQNGIPLELKLVGKVSPPILEALRNRSWSKDVNIVGQVTHDAAIQHMQSADILLLLIPNTKDSKGILTGKFFEYLAAMKPILAHGPKNGDIDDILKQTKAGELFGYDDSDGMKNKIDSLYKEYFLNQTPFQSQNIESYSRQNLSQNLSKIILSL from the coding sequence ATGCCCAAAAAGAAGGTGTTGATATTCACATATTATTGGCCACCTGCAGGAGGCGCAGGTGTTCAGCGTTGGTTGAAATTCACCAAATACCTTCATGACTTTAATATTGAACCCATCATTATCACAGTTGATGAGAAACAGGCTTCATACGCTCAAATAGACGAATCTCTTAACCTAGAAGTCAAAGAAAATCAGAGAATCATTAAAACCAATTCTTTTGAGCCATTGAATATCTTTTCCTTCTTTGCAGGAAAGAAAAATGTACCTTATGCTGGTTTTGCCAATGTGAACAAAAAGACAACCATGCAAACCATCTCTCGCTTTATTAGAGGAAACTTCTTTATTCCCGATCCTCGTAAAGGATGGAATAGATACGCTTTAAATAAAGCAGAACTTTTAATCAAAGAAGAAAATATTGACACTATCATTACCACGGGGCCTCCCCACTCTACTCATCTAATTGGTTTGAAACTGAAAAAGAAATACGACCTCAAGTGGATTTGCGATATGAGAGATCCGTGGACTGATATTTATTATTATAAAGATTTATTGCATATTCCATTTGTTAAGAAAATGGATGCCAATCTTGAGAAAAAAGTACTAACTGAATGTGACAAAATTGTCACGGTTAGCTCAGGTTTGAAAAATATTTTCGCCCATAAATCGGAGAAGATCACATTAGATAAAATCCATATTATCCCAAATGGTTATGATGAAAGTGACTTCAAAATGAGCCTTTATAAAAAAAACGAGACACTGACTATCGCATATGTGGGAACTATGGCAGAAATATATGAGCCTACTCCTTTTTTCGATGCTTTTGAGAGGAGTCTACAAAACGGAATTCCTTTAGAATTAAAACTCGTAGGCAAAGTTTCACCACCCATATTAGAAGCATTAAGAAATAGAAGTTGGAGCAAAGATGTAAATATAGTAGGACAAGTAACCCATGACGCAGCTATCCAACATATGCAATCTGCTGATATCTTACTATTACTCATCCCCAACACTAAAGATTCCAAAGGAATACTAACAGGTAAATTCTTTGAATATTTGGCAGCCATGAAGCCAATACTAGCCCATGGTCCAAAAAATGGGGATATTGATGATATTCTAAAGCAGACAAAAGCTGGTGAGCTATTTGGCTATGATGATTCCGATGGAATGAAGAATAAAATTGATTCTCTATATAAGGAATACTTTTTAAATCAAACTCCTTTCCAAAGTCAAAATATAGAAAGCTACAGCCGCCAGAACCTAAGTCAAAATTTATCTAAAATAATCTTAAGCTTATAA
- a CDS encoding DUF4834 domain-containing protein yields MNTLFIILLIIFITPYIVRFLAPYIMKYFFRKVQKNMEQNMNQANNNFNQQDFNSNTSSQKQETTNNPAKEELGDYVDFEEVKEETNKP; encoded by the coding sequence ATGAATACCTTATTTATTATTTTACTCATTATATTTATCACTCCTTATATAGTGAGGTTCTTGGCTCCATATATTATGAAATACTTCTTCAGAAAAGTGCAAAAAAACATGGAACAGAATATGAATCAAGCCAATAACAATTTCAATCAACAAGATTTTAATTCCAATACTTCAAGTCAAAAACAAGAAACAACAAATAATCCAGCCAAAGAAGAATTGGGAGATTATGTAGATTTTGAAGAAGTAAAAGAAGAAACCAATAAGCCATAA
- a CDS encoding YfhO family protein has protein sequence MNNQNLFKKALPYLVAIISFVIISFIFMNPILEGKQLSQHDIKVYKGVSKEIKDHRAETGEEALWTNSMFGGMPAYQISTKYPNNWIKHIHQILQLGLPRPVNFLFLYFIGFFILLLILRVDPWLALIGSFAFAFSSYFIIIIQAGHNTKALALAYMAPLLGSIILTYRGKYLLGGILTALFAALEISVNHLQITYYLLLFLIIVGVFILIDHIKRNELPQFFKATAVLIIAAILAVMPNITNLLVTSEYSAQSMRGKSELVKDGNIQTSGLDKDYATQWSYGIGESWSLLIPNVKGGGSGALAANKKAMELMEPQMRQVVSQNRISSYWGDQPIMSGPTYAGAIIIFLFVLGLFYVKGWMKWALLTGTIFSLTLAWGKNFMPLTSFFLDYFPLYNKFRAVSMILILAELTIPILAILAVKEIILKPRIIQEKQKQFFIAFGATGGLLLIFYILPTVFFSFLSQMEIDAFGDNPRAAELVANIEMARISIFKADVMRSFIFILLIASALYVYSLEKINKTIFLAIFAVLLLADMFTINRRYINDGHFERSRKIDTPYVASTADKAILADKSLDYRVLNLGNPFNDGATSYFHKSIGGYHSAKLGRYQDLIDLRLQKEVNDIISTLQSAGGFTEVNKALQNVPTLNMLNTKYIIYNPQAQPIPNPYANGNAWFVEHIEWADNANEEIDKLASINTKTTAIIDKRYQSKIGDYKSSSFAGNTIKLLNYKPNHLVYESNSTTEQLTIFSEIYYDKGWNAYIDGELSPHFRANYTLRALIIPAGKHKVEFKFLPESYYTGEKIALVGSILLILAFLAIIGKEIKYCKTKKEE, from the coding sequence ATGAATAATCAAAACCTATTCAAGAAAGCATTACCATATTTAGTAGCTATTATATCTTTTGTTATCATTAGCTTCATATTTATGAACCCTATATTAGAGGGGAAGCAATTGAGTCAGCATGATATAAAAGTTTATAAAGGAGTTTCGAAAGAAATAAAAGATCATAGAGCTGAAACTGGTGAAGAAGCACTTTGGACTAATTCCATGTTTGGAGGAATGCCTGCTTATCAGATTTCTACTAAATATCCTAACAATTGGATAAAGCATATTCATCAAATATTGCAACTAGGACTTCCCCGTCCTGTCAATTTCCTATTTCTTTACTTTATAGGTTTCTTTATCCTTCTACTTATACTTCGAGTTGATCCATGGCTGGCCTTAATTGGTTCCTTTGCCTTTGCTTTCTCCTCCTATTTCATCATTATTATTCAAGCCGGCCACAATACCAAAGCACTGGCATTAGCTTATATGGCGCCACTTCTAGGCTCCATTATTTTGACCTATCGCGGGAAGTACTTACTCGGAGGAATATTAACTGCACTATTTGCTGCTCTTGAAATTTCTGTAAATCATCTCCAGATTACATACTATCTCTTACTTTTCCTTATAATCGTTGGAGTATTTATACTTATAGACCATATTAAAAGAAACGAGCTTCCTCAATTTTTCAAAGCTACTGCAGTATTAATTATTGCAGCCATTTTGGCTGTTATGCCAAATATCACTAACCTTCTGGTCACTTCAGAATATTCTGCCCAATCTATGCGAGGAAAATCAGAATTGGTAAAAGATGGAAATATTCAAACCAGTGGATTAGATAAAGATTATGCCACACAATGGAGTTATGGTATTGGGGAAAGCTGGAGTTTATTAATACCAAATGTTAAAGGTGGTGGTTCTGGCGCATTAGCAGCAAATAAAAAAGCTATGGAGCTTATGGAGCCACAAATGAGACAAGTGGTTTCCCAAAACAGAATCTCCTCATACTGGGGCGATCAACCCATCATGTCTGGGCCAACTTATGCCGGAGCTATTATTATCTTTCTATTTGTATTGGGATTATTTTATGTAAAGGGATGGATGAAATGGGCTTTACTGACAGGAACAATATTCAGCCTGACCTTAGCTTGGGGAAAGAATTTCATGCCTTTAACCAGTTTCTTCCTCGACTATTTTCCTCTATATAATAAATTCAGAGCTGTAAGCATGATCTTAATACTCGCAGAACTCACCATTCCTATTTTGGCAATCTTGGCAGTGAAGGAAATCATATTAAAGCCAAGAATTATTCAAGAAAAGCAGAAGCAATTCTTTATAGCATTTGGAGCAACAGGAGGATTATTATTAATATTCTATATTCTTCCAACTGTATTTTTCAGTTTCTTAAGTCAAATGGAAATCGATGCATTTGGCGACAATCCAAGAGCTGCAGAATTAGTTGCAAATATTGAAATGGCAAGGATTAGTATTTTCAAAGCTGATGTAATGCGAAGTTTTATTTTCATTCTTTTAATAGCTTCTGCCCTTTATGTTTATTCTTTGGAGAAAATAAATAAAACCATTTTCTTAGCCATTTTCGCTGTACTCTTGCTGGCCGATATGTTTACCATAAATAGAAGATATATCAATGATGGCCATTTTGAAAGATCAAGAAAAATAGACACTCCTTATGTTGCTTCCACAGCTGACAAAGCAATACTAGCCGACAAGAGTCTAGATTATCGTGTCTTGAATTTAGGAAACCCATTCAACGATGGAGCGACAAGTTATTTTCACAAATCAATTGGAGGATATCATTCCGCTAAACTGGGTAGATACCAAGATTTAATCGATTTACGATTGCAAAAAGAAGTCAATGATATTATTTCCACATTACAAAGTGCAGGAGGTTTTACCGAAGTAAATAAAGCCCTACAAAATGTACCCACATTAAATATGCTTAATACCAAGTATATCATCTACAATCCCCAAGCGCAACCTATCCCAAATCCTTACGCCAATGGTAATGCATGGTTTGTAGAACATATTGAATGGGCTGATAATGCCAATGAAGAAATTGACAAATTAGCTAGCATCAATACCAAAACCACAGCCATCATTGATAAGAGATACCAATCTAAAATCGGTGATTACAAATCGTCTTCTTTTGCTGGTAATACCATTAAATTATTAAACTACAAGCCAAACCATCTCGTCTACGAATCTAATTCAACAACTGAGCAATTAACTATTTTTAGTGAAATATATTATGATAAAGGTTGGAATGCATATATCGACGGTGAATTGTCACCTCATTTCAGGGCTAACTACACCTTAAGAGCCTTGATAATTCCAGCCGGGAAACATAAAGTTGAATTTAAATTTCTTCCAGAAAGTTATTATACTGGAGAGAAAATAGCATTAGTGGGCTCTATTCTTCTTATTCTTGCTTTCCTTGCCATCATTGGAAAAGAGATTAAATATTGTAAAACCAAAAAAGAAGAATAA
- a CDS encoding NAD(P)H-dependent glycerol-3-phosphate dehydrogenase, whose amino-acid sequence MENRTKVCIIGGGTMGTSLGNALAMKPELEVTIISIEEDVVDSINKDQLNTKYFPNTKLTWRLRATLDVKVLSNFEFVFLAIPSSVIFEFIEQHKGLFHPEVVLINLAKGLSKDEHYTIAESLISRTDYRIATWKGPTFARELINNMPTAFTVGAADITLFPIFRDLVKGTCIHLDYSTDIRGVELLSVLKNIYAIALGIVDAQYDSPNLRFLFLTKAFNEMRAILLKFGGRKKTIFKYCGYGDFGLTALNDLSRNRTLGLLIGKGFYSESNSNLVLEGKMAVDVFCKMIAEGNFEEEYRIIKELRIVLSGKYDIANFIHEILSETEELPID is encoded by the coding sequence ATGGAGAATAGGACAAAAGTCTGCATTATAGGAGGAGGAACCATGGGAACTTCTTTGGGTAATGCATTGGCAATGAAGCCAGAATTAGAAGTGACCATTATATCTATTGAAGAAGATGTTGTTGACTCTATTAATAAGGACCAACTAAATACCAAATACTTTCCTAATACTAAACTTACTTGGAGATTACGAGCCACTTTAGATGTTAAAGTATTATCCAATTTTGAATTTGTTTTTTTGGCCATACCTTCTTCGGTCATATTTGAGTTTATTGAACAACATAAAGGATTGTTTCATCCGGAAGTAGTATTAATTAATTTGGCAAAAGGTTTAAGTAAAGATGAACATTATACTATTGCAGAAAGCTTAATCTCAAGAACGGATTATAGAATTGCGACTTGGAAAGGACCTACATTCGCTCGAGAACTAATTAATAACATGCCAACTGCTTTTACGGTAGGGGCTGCAGATATTACTTTGTTTCCAATTTTCAGAGACTTAGTAAAAGGTACATGTATTCATTTGGATTATTCTACAGATATAAGAGGAGTAGAGTTGCTAAGTGTATTGAAGAATATCTATGCTATTGCTTTAGGTATTGTTGATGCTCAATATGATTCTCCAAATCTTCGTTTTTTGTTTCTGACAAAGGCTTTCAATGAAATGAGAGCTATTCTTTTAAAATTTGGTGGCAGAAAAAAAACAATATTTAAATATTGTGGATATGGTGATTTTGGTTTGACTGCTTTGAATGATTTAAGTAGAAACAGAACTTTAGGTCTTTTAATTGGTAAGGGTTTTTATAGTGAAAGCAATTCGAATCTGGTTTTAGAAGGGAAGATGGCTGTTGATGTATTTTGTAAAATGATTGCTGAAGGAAATTTTGAAGAGGAGTATCGTATTATTAAAGAATTAAGGATAGTTTTATCTGGGAAATACGATATAGCAAACTTTATTCACGAAATATTATCAGAGACGGAAGAGCTTCCTATAGATTAG
- a CDS encoding polysaccharide biosynthesis C-terminal domain-containing protein encodes MGIIQKQSIYGLVLSYLGVILGFITTGYLMPKFLLEEDIGLLRVLVSYATLVAQFAGLGFSIVAVRMFPYFRNPKTNHHGFLGLFLIISMVGWFIIMFLFHFYEKLFMVKDFMASPLLSKYFIWIIPLSLFILLYNITDAYYRSLYNALKGAFLKEVIQKIFILIALILYILNIFPFSNLVQYYIFAFAIPPLIMFYTLWKQNELKLIPDFKFLNPVLRKQIGSVALFGMLTSFSGILVLNIDVLMIQKYMTLSDVGIYTITFFFGTLIKIPARPLTRISGIVIAESFKINDNENIDSIYKKSSITLLTIASWVFLGLMINQENILFIIGENYRPGLYVIFFIGLSNVLELSTGVVNLILFNSKYYRYSSHFIFIFVILVVISNLILIPQYGIIGAALATFLSKTIYMIIKVVFVKLNLGYSPYTWKTIIPIIIIIIVYVIQLLLPKQNNFIIDIISRSTIASILFLVPIIWFQVSSDINQWLNKIYSTIKNKVKQPK; translated from the coding sequence GTGGGAATAATTCAAAAACAAAGCATATATGGTCTAGTCCTTTCTTACCTAGGAGTAATTTTAGGATTCATCACCACTGGATACTTAATGCCAAAATTCTTACTTGAAGAAGATATTGGTTTGTTAAGAGTCCTTGTATCTTATGCTACCTTGGTTGCGCAATTTGCAGGATTAGGCTTTTCTATTGTTGCAGTACGAATGTTCCCCTATTTTCGAAATCCCAAAACCAATCACCATGGTTTTCTTGGCCTATTCCTAATTATTTCAATGGTGGGGTGGTTTATTATTATGTTCCTTTTTCATTTCTATGAAAAACTATTCATGGTTAAAGATTTTATGGCGTCCCCTCTCCTAAGCAAATATTTTATTTGGATCATTCCATTATCCCTCTTTATTCTTCTCTACAATATTACCGATGCCTATTATCGCTCTTTATACAATGCATTAAAAGGAGCATTTCTGAAAGAAGTGATACAAAAGATATTTATCCTAATTGCACTGATCCTATATATACTTAATATATTCCCATTCTCAAACCTTGTCCAATATTATATATTTGCTTTTGCAATACCACCACTAATAATGTTCTATACCCTATGGAAGCAAAATGAGCTCAAACTCATTCCTGATTTCAAATTTCTAAACCCTGTATTAAGGAAACAAATAGGAAGCGTTGCACTTTTTGGAATGTTAACTAGTTTCTCAGGTATCTTAGTATTAAACATCGATGTATTAATGATACAAAAATACATGACCCTTTCCGATGTAGGTATATATACTATTACTTTCTTTTTTGGAACACTGATCAAAATACCAGCAAGACCTTTAACAAGAATTAGCGGCATAGTCATTGCGGAATCATTTAAAATTAACGATAATGAAAATATAGATTCAATTTATAAGAAAAGTAGTATTACGCTACTTACAATTGCCTCATGGGTTTTCCTAGGATTAATGATAAATCAAGAAAATATTCTCTTTATAATAGGTGAGAATTACCGACCTGGTTTATATGTCATTTTTTTTATTGGCCTTTCTAATGTCCTTGAATTATCAACTGGAGTGGTCAATCTCATACTTTTCAATTCAAAATACTATAGATACTCATCACATTTTATATTTATTTTTGTTATTCTTGTAGTAATAAGCAATCTTATTCTTATTCCACAATATGGAATAATAGGCGCTGCTTTAGCTACATTTTTATCTAAGACAATATATATGATAATAAAAGTGGTATTTGTGAAGTTGAATTTAGGCTATAGTCCCTATACCTGGAAGACAATTATTCCAATTATCATCATTATTATTGTTTATGTAATACAATTATTACTACCAAAACAAAATAATTTCATCATTGACATCATTTCACGATCTACGATTGCTTCTATACTGTTTCTTGTTCCAATCATTTGGTTTCAAGTATCATCAGACATCAACCAATGGCTTAACAAGATATATAGCACCATCAAAAACAAGGTAAAACAACCTAAGTAA
- a CDS encoding DNRLRE domain-containing protein, producing MKNAIFSLIIVWLLPLIVSAQTTLILQPNARVGQDAIIHGLESEMNKNWGNTPSFNINTWTYQGTSGTVRSIIRFDYSEIPEDAIIISAHLSLYAWAAENGFGPHSTISGSNECFLYQVTSDWNEQEVTWNTQPSIADIGKVYIPASTYPNQDYLRIDVTNMVKKQINYNNYGFLIKLKEESYYRMMSFCSSDHENSKKHPQLIIQYKETNPTSDTCFVFQPGSREGKDAILHGLISEINNNYGDNPQIAANAWTFGGTPGVVRNLIDFDLKKLPSNAKIKKAILSLYAWDHVNKEFGQHSTLSGSNACILHRVISPWEENKVTWNTHPEYTDKNKVTIPSSDFPTQNYPNIDVTELVEDMVAMPKKSFGFLLKLETEEYYRMMNFCSSDHSNPELRPQLKVFCELYEETNDPQVNNTSNIDFKDSFIIYPNPATNKLQIDSKTEINFDIKIYNMNGSLIDEFTNADEIIEYDMTKYPQGVYLFSFISNGYISHQKVIIQ from the coding sequence ATGAAAAATGCTATATTCTCATTAATCATCGTTTGGTTATTACCTCTTATTGTTTCTGCACAAACAACACTAATTCTACAACCCAATGCTCGAGTTGGTCAAGATGCCATAATTCATGGACTTGAAAGTGAAATGAATAAAAACTGGGGAAACACACCCAGTTTTAATATTAATACTTGGACCTATCAAGGAACTTCTGGTACTGTTCGAAGTATCATTCGCTTTGATTATTCTGAAATCCCTGAAGATGCCATCATCATTAGTGCTCACCTATCTTTATATGCTTGGGCTGCAGAAAATGGTTTTGGACCACATTCCACTATTAGTGGATCCAATGAATGTTTCCTCTATCAAGTTACATCAGACTGGAATGAGCAAGAAGTAACTTGGAATACCCAACCTTCTATTGCTGACATTGGAAAAGTTTATATTCCAGCTTCTACTTATCCAAATCAAGATTACCTTAGAATTGATGTCACAAATATGGTAAAAAAGCAAATAAACTATAACAACTATGGTTTCCTTATCAAACTAAAAGAAGAAAGCTATTATAGAATGATGAGTTTTTGTTCCAGTGACCATGAGAATAGTAAAAAACATCCTCAATTAATCATTCAATACAAAGAAACCAATCCAACCTCAGATACCTGCTTTGTTTTTCAACCTGGGTCAAGAGAAGGAAAAGACGCCATTCTTCATGGATTAATTAGTGAGATTAATAACAACTATGGGGACAATCCTCAAATTGCAGCCAATGCATGGACTTTTGGAGGAACACCTGGAGTAGTAAGAAACCTTATTGACTTTGATTTGAAAAAATTACCTTCAAATGCAAAAATTAAAAAAGCCATCTTATCACTCTATGCCTGGGATCATGTAAATAAAGAATTTGGTCAGCATTCTACTTTATCTGGATCAAATGCTTGCATTCTTCATCGAGTAATTTCGCCTTGGGAAGAAAATAAAGTCACTTGGAATACCCATCCTGAATATACAGACAAGAACAAAGTCACCATACCCTCCTCCGATTTTCCCACTCAAAACTATCCAAATATTGATGTTACTGAATTAGTTGAGGACATGGTGGCAATGCCAAAAAAGAGTTTTGGTTTTTTATTAAAATTAGAAACAGAAGAATACTACCGAATGATGAATTTTTGCTCATCTGATCATAGCAATCCAGAACTTAGGCCTCAATTAAAAGTGTTTTGTGAGCTTTATGAAGAAACAAATGACCCTCAAGTCAATAACACTAGCAATATTGACTTTAAAGATAGTTTTATTATTTACCCAAACCCTGCTACTAATAAATTACAAATTGATTCTAAGACTGAGATCAACTTTGATATCAAAATCTATAATATGAATGGGAGTTTGATTGATGAATTCACCAATGCAGATGAAATAATAGAATATGACATGACTAAATATCCTCAAGGAGTTTACCTATTCAGTTTTATTAGTAATGGATATATTTCACACCAGAAAGTTATCATTCAATAA